From a single Capsicum annuum cultivar UCD-10X-F1 chromosome 12, UCD10Xv1.1, whole genome shotgun sequence genomic region:
- the LOC107850316 gene encoding eukaryotic initiation factor 4A-2-like: protein MAGEGSKFDVLQFDAKMTELLGAEQKEFFTSYDEVYESFDAMGLQENLLRGIYAYGFERPSAIQQRGIVPFCKGLDVIQQAQSGTGKTATFCSGVLQQLDCSILECQALVLAPTRELAQQIEKVMRALGGYLGVKIHACVGGTSVREDKQILQSGVHVVVGTPGRVFDMLRRQYLRSEHIKMFVLDEADEMLSRGFKDQIYDIFQLLPPKIQVGIFSATMSPEALEITRKFMNKPVRILVKRDELTLEGIKQFYVNVDKEEWKLETLCDLYETLAITQSVIFVNTRRKVDWLADKMHSHNHTVSAIHGDMDQNTRDIIMREFRSCSSRVLITTDLLARGIDVQQVSLVINYDLPTQPENYLHRIGRSGRFGRKGVAINFVTKDDERMLFDIQKFYNLLIEELPANVADFL, encoded by the exons ATGGCAGGAGAAGGTTCTAAGTTTGATGTTCTTCAATTCGATGCGAAAATGACAGAGCT GCTTGGTGCTGAACAAAAGGAGTTCTTCACATCATATGATGAGGTTTATGAGAGTTTTGATGCCATGGGGTTGCAAGAAAACCTTCTGAGGGGCATCTATGCATATG gttttgagAGGCCATCTGCTATACAGCAAAGGGGCATTGTTCCGTTTTGCAAGGGCCTTGACGTTATCCAACAGGCACAATCTGGTACTGGAAAGACGGCAACTTTCTGCTCTGGTGTTCTCCAGCAGCTTGATTGCAGTATACTTGAATGTCAGGCTTTGGTTCTTGCACCAACACGCGAGCTAGCACAACAGATTGAGAAGGTTATGAGAGCACTCGGTGGCTATCTTGGTGTGAAGATTCATGCTTGTGTTGGGGGTACCAGTGTCCGCGAGGATAAGCAGATCCTTCAGAGCGGTGTTCATGTCGTGGTTGGTACACCAGGACGTGTCTTTGACATGTTGCGCAGGCAGTATCTTCGCTCTGAACACATCaagatgtttgttttggatgaaGCTGACGAAATGCTCTCTAGAGGTTTCAAGGATCAG ATTTACGATATATTCCAGCTTTTGCCACCAAAAATCCAAGTGGGAATTTTCTCGGCGACTATGTCACCAGAGGCTCTTGAGATAACTAGAAAGTTCATGAACAAGCCCGTGAGGATTCTTGTGAAGCGCGATGAGCTCACACTTGAAGGTATTAAGCAATTCTATGTCAATGTGGATAAGGAGGAGTGGAAGCTTGAAACACTTTGTGATCTTTACGAGACTTTGGCCATCACCCAGAGTGTCATCTTTGTTAACACTAGGCGTAAGGTTGATTGGCTCGCGGATAAAATGCATAGCCATAATCACACAGTATCTGCAATTCATGGAGACATGGATCAGAACACGAGAGATATCATTATGAGGGAGTTCCGATCTTGCTCATCTCGTGTGCTCATCACAACCGATCTCCTTGCTCGTGGTATTGATGTCCAACAAGTCTCCCTTGTTATCAACTACGACCTCCCAACTCAACCAGAAAACTACCTGCATCGTATTGGTCGTAGTGGAAGATTTGGAAGGAAGGGTGTTGCTATCAACTTTGTCACCAAGGACGACGAAAGGATGCTTTTCGACATTCAAAAGTTTTATAATCTGCTAATTGAGGAGCTCCCAGCCAATGTTGCTGATTTCCTTTGA
- the LOC107849724 gene encoding abscisic acid receptor PYL2 yields the protein MDGDGQLVPQGLTKEEFAQLEPLIRNYHTFEDLPNTCTSLITQRIDAPADVVWPFVRRFDNPEKYKHFIKSCKIVSGDGGVGSIREVTVVSGIPASASTERLEILDDEKHILSFRVVGGEHRLTNYKSVTSVNEFNKDGKVYTIVLESYIVDIPPGNTGEDTKMFTDTVVKLNLQKLALVAMSALHGHE from the exons atgGATGGTGATGGTCAATTAGTTCCAcaaggactaacaaaagaagaatttgCTCAATTGGAGCCATTGATTAGAAATTATCATACATTTGAGGATTTACCAAACACTTGTACTTCTCTCATAACGCAACGAATCGATGCGCCCGCCGACGTCGTTTGGCCTTTCGTACGACGTTTTGATAATCCCGAAAAGTACAAGCACTTCATCAAAAGCTGCAAGATCGTGTCAG GTGATGGAGGGGTTGGAAGCATAAGAGAAGTCACAGTTGTATCAGGAATACCTGCATCTGCAAGTACAGAACGTCTAGAGATTTTAGATGATGAAAAACATATATTAAGTTTTCGAGTTGTAGGTGGTGAACACAGACTCACAAATTACAAATCAGTCACATCAGTGAATGAATTCAACAAAGATGGAAAAGTATACACAATTGTTTTGGAATCATACATTGTTGATATTCCACCAGGGAATACTGGTGAAGACACAAAAATGTTCACTGATACTGTTGTGAAATTGAATCTACAAAAACTTGCTTTAGTGGCAATGTCTGCATTGCATGGGCACGAATAA